Genomic DNA from Sulfurirhabdus autotrophica:
TTTCACGATCCTGATTTCCAGTCACCACGATTACTTTAGTGCCAGGAGCCAGAGCAAGCATTTGCTCTAATGTTGCTAACCCTTCGCTGGCGCCATCTGGGTCGGGTGGCAACCCCAAGTCCAATATAGCAACTGGCGGTTCAAAGCGTCGAATTTGATTCAATGCGCTTTCCCGATCTCCTGCAACCAGAAGTTCATACCCTTCGAGACTCCACCTTACCTGTTTTTGTAAACCGATGTCATCTTCAACAAGCAGCAACGTTTTTTTCGTTGAACTCACACCCCTTCCCCTTGTAATGAAGCTATGTCATTCTCTGATTTTGTATTTAACGGTAATATAATCTGGAACAAGGTTCCTTGCTCCAGGATGCTACTCACTTCGATACGACCACCTAATTCCCGGATATATTCCTGACATTCGTGTGCGCCGATTCCCATTCCAGATCCTTTGGTTGTATCAAACGGTCGGAATAAGCGCTCGCGAAGAAACTGTTCGTCCATTCCCTTACCATTATCCTGAACAGCAATCATCGCACATCCGTCCTGCTGCGCCAACCTGATTTTAACCCAACCGTCATATTGTGTCGCTTCGCTTGCATTTTGCACTATATGGCCTATTACACGAAGTAAGCGCTCTCTATCGGCCAGAACAAAAAGTCCCGGTTCTGTTTGCTCAATCACAGGCAACGGTTTGTAAATCGCTTTCTCTTGCACTACCTTCTCTAGCAGCTTTGCCAAATCCAGCTGTATCCTACCTGTTACTTCTGTTTTTCCGCTGCGTAATTGCGCAAGCAATTTATTCATTTTTTCTACCGAGTTATCTACGGTACTCAACATGTCATCTTTAAATTCCGGGTTATTCCAATGCTTTTCAGCATTGGCTACCATTAAGGATAACTGTGCGATCAAATTTTTCAAATCATGCACCACAAACGCCGACATGCGATTAAATGATTCAAATTGTCGCGCCACAACCAGCGCCTCGGTTGCCTGCATCTGCGCAAGGTTACTTGCCGCTTGTCGACCCGCGGTTTTAAGCAAATCGCTCACTTCCCAATTAAAGCCAACTTGACTGCGAGAGTGCGTTAACAGCACAAAACCCAGCAAACGTTCATGCAAAATCAACGGAACAATCAACCAGCTCCTGGGTACGGCCAACAGCCAATCCGGAATGGTTAAATCATGATACATTTCCGGCGTATTTTTATATTCTTCCAGATTGATTACCCACTGCTGCTTTTCGAGGAACGCGCAAAGTGAACTATTGTCCGATTCAACCCCCTCTGCTACGGGTAGATTCCAGTGCGCATATCGTACATAATTCCCTGCATCCTTCCTCATCCATAAGGCACCAGCAGGGCTTTCTACCAACCCGGCAATTGCTTTAAGTGCACTTTCACAAATCCTCGCTCCCGCTTCTCCAACTGACAGGGCCTGTGTAAATCTCAGCCATTCTTCTCGATAATCATATTTATAGCTGAAAAAATGCTTACTCAAAAAAACTTTCAGCCTTGCTCTTGCTGAACCAGAAAAAAACATTAACAAGAGTAATACCAGCGCCCCAAACAAAAAAGCCGTTTGCAACACCGATCCCCAATTACCACCAAACACGCGTATGTAATAACCTGCGGCTGCCATCACCAACAAGAAAACTCCGGCACCCAACAATGCTGCGCTATGAAATACTATCCGCCTGGAAACATGCACATCAAAAGACCATTGTGGATTTCGCGCAGCTGATACAAAAATTAACGGTACCATTAACGCATTACTTACGCCCCTGGCTGCCCATAGATTGGCATCGATATGCCAAAACAACATAGCATCGGCGTACAGAAAAAAATCATAAGCAAAAATTGCACCAACACCTAGGCACAGAAATTTCACCCCCCAGCGCTGCTCAACAGGCGTATTACGAAATACCTGCTCAACTAAAACCATTCCAGCTACTGCCATCACTACCCTGCTGGCAATATCTGTCAGAAAATAGATTTGCCTTGGCAGTTCCCGGTTTCCGGAGTGGATAAAAATACTCACTGCCAATACAGCAACGCAAAAACCCAGCAAGCTAAACAAAATAAATTGAAATTTTCGACTGGACCTGATCAATGCATTTTTTGAGATTCCGAACATACCTGCGAAGAAAGTTATCCACGCAATATTCCGCAATATTTCTAATGCATTAATCCAGGCCGGAATAAATTTTCCGGTAAAAAGCGCATAGGCCGTAACCCCCGCCCATATTGCTGATACCAACGATGCAGAAGCTAGCAAGACGCCTTGGAAGCGGCCTTGCCATCCTGTCAATAATGAAAACGTGAGAAATAGAAAAGCCAGCGCACCCGTGATATAGCTAAGTACGCCAATATTCAGTTCCATTAAGTAAATTGCCCGCCAATTGAGTTCACCTTGCCCCTTTTCCCCATATTACGACTTGCGCCGTTTGGAAAAGGATCATCAAATCGAGGAAAAGGCCATGGTTTTTAATGTAATATAAATCGAATTGTAATTTTTCCAATGAGTCTTCAACCGAAGCGCCATAGCTGGCTCTTACTTGCGCCCATCCGGTAATGCCCGGTTTAACACTATGTCTACTGGAATAATAGGGAATTTCTTTTACCAGTTTTTCTACAAAAAATGGTCTTTCTGGACGAGGGCCGACGAAACTCATATCCCCCTTCAATACATTAAATATCTGGGGCAGCTCATCAATTCTAACTTTACGAATAATCCGACCGATCCTTGTCGTTCGGTCATCATTTTGTACAGCCCATTTCGGCTTTCCATCTTTTTCGGCATCAACTCGCATGCTTCGAAATTTAAGTACCGTGAAGATTGAACTATCTTGCCCAACCCGCTCTTGCTTGTAAAGGATTGGAAAACCACTTTCAATTAATATTAATATTGCTGTAATCAGCATGACGGGCAGTGACAAAGTCAAAATAATACTACTTACACATAAATCAAACGCTCGCTTAATAAGATCACGCGCCAGTCCATTTTGGAAACCTTCCGACAAGACCATCCAGCTCGCGCTAAGTGATTCTAATTGTAACTGCCCTGTTTCCCTTTCAAAAAATGTAGATAACTCAACAACTTTAATCCCTTTTAATTTACATTCAAGCAATTCATCCATGGGTAAACCACCCCCGCGCCTGTCACGCACTGCGATAATGATTTCCTCAATGTTAAATTTTTCTACGATTGAAGTAAGGGAACCTTGCTCGGCTAAAATTTTTGAATGGTCAACATAATGGTGCGTACCTTGCAATGGCAGATACCCAACAATATTCAACCGGGGCCCCGTCGATGCTTCTTTCATCAATGCATCTATTTTTGCTGCCCTGCTACCTGTACCTAATACTAGAACTCGTCGTTTCCAAGCGTTCAAATCAGCCCATTTAAAAATAATCAAACGCGCCAGTGTGATCCCTGTCATGGCAGAAATAAATGCAAAAGTAAACGCACCCCTGCCCAGGAACAAATCAGGCATAAGATAAAAAATAACGCTCATGGCAATAAACCCCACCATGAAACTCGCGCCAAGGCGTAACAGCATGCCTTTTACGCCACCTTCCCATTCCCAATATTCGTACAAACCGAAGATCGTCATGCTCAAGATCATCACAATTGCAAATACAATGGCCCGAGGCATGAGTGGACCCAGCGATTCAGGAATAGGTGCGCCAGTGTCGAAAAAGCGAAATGACACGCCTGCATAAATCGAAAATACCAGCAGTAACGCCTCAATGACGATAAGCAACAAAATACTTACTGGAATGTAATGACGAAAAAACCGAATCATTACGTAGAGTTCCCCTTAATCAATCCCCATTGTTATATAACTTCATGATGGACACGTTATTACCACCACGTGTTCCAGCACCTCATATTCTTTTACTTATTATTAATCATAACGGAATCCACTACCCCTAGTGTCTTCCTTCTCTTTGTTCATTATAGAGCGAGTTAGAGATTGAATGTCATAAACGGGGATAAATTGTTACGACAGCAGCCATGGCTTATACAACAATCTCCAATCAATTTACAGAAATATTGTTACCAAAGCATATAGATAACCAACTGATTTGTCACCAAAATGCTAGTGTGCACAGCGCTATAAAGCTAAATTTATAGTCATCAGTCTGTCAAAATCAGTCTAATCGTAAATTAAGTTATTACGAATGCTTGGTACACGATTTAAACTTTTTATCCTGTTCAACATTATCAATAACATGGCAGGTAATTGACTTGGCCAATAGGCAACTTGAGATCTATTCAACTTGTTCTATAAGTAATGCCACCTGACAAACCTTCGCTCGCTCCAACGCTTCCCCTCCTGCAGAAGCTTTGGGCATGGCATGCATAAATGAAGGCGACACCACCGCAAGCTCTATAACCACTCCGTCTTCAAGCAGCTTATACACTGGAATTTCATGTTGTTCTATACCAACTTTGATACGTTTAATCGCCGACTGATAGGGAATTTTCCGGGCCAATAAAAACAGCTCGACTTCTTTTACATTTTCAGTAGCTAATTGAATATTTACGTCAGAATTCCAGGATGCAGAACCATTCAGAACGGGGCCAACCAGATAAGGATTAAATTTTTCAAGCAATCGCATATAGGAATACGCTGCTTTTCTGAGCAACTGCAACTGTATCAGATGATCATTTTTCTGATACATATCCTGATAAGCTCTAATTGCTTGCTCTATTTCCCGGTTTCCCGGCAAGCTATGGATTTCATTCACACCTAGTTGACGAGCTGCTTTCCGCTTCGCAAGCGAATAATCCTGCATGCCATCCTGAGCAATCATGCGCGCCGCTAACTGGGCAATTCGCTCTCGCATTTGCTGGTGATTTTTTGAAAAAATTTCCTTAGGCATCACTGTTTTAGCACGTCACGAACCGAAAATGGCATCGACACAGAACGCGCATTCCTGCATTTCTAAAATAATTGATCCCGCACCTCATCAGAAGGTTTTACCCCTCCTTGCATATCACCCATTCCGCTTCCAGACTCTCCCGGTAAATTTTCCTGGTAGAAATATTCCGCTATTCCATC
This window encodes:
- a CDS encoding TIGR03013 family XrtA/PEP-CTERM system glycosyltransferase; this translates as MIRFFRHYIPVSILLLIVIEALLLVFSIYAGVSFRFFDTGAPIPESLGPLMPRAIVFAIVMILSMTIFGLYEYWEWEGGVKGMLLRLGASFMVGFIAMSVIFYLMPDLFLGRGAFTFAFISAMTGITLARLIIFKWADLNAWKRRVLVLGTGSRAAKIDALMKEASTGPRLNIVGYLPLQGTHHYVDHSKILAEQGSLTSIVEKFNIEEIIIAVRDRRGGGLPMDELLECKLKGIKVVELSTFFERETGQLQLESLSASWMVLSEGFQNGLARDLIKRAFDLCVSSIILTLSLPVMLITAILILIESGFPILYKQERVGQDSSIFTVLKFRSMRVDAEKDGKPKWAVQNDDRTTRIGRIIRKVRIDELPQIFNVLKGDMSFVGPRPERPFFVEKLVKEIPYYSSRHSVKPGITGWAQVRASYGASVEDSLEKLQFDLYYIKNHGLFLDLMILFQTAQVVIWGKGAR
- the prsK gene encoding XrtA/PEP-CTERM system histidine kinase PrsK yields the protein MELNIGVLSYITGALAFLFLTFSLLTGWQGRFQGVLLASASLVSAIWAGVTAYALFTGKFIPAWINALEILRNIAWITFFAGMFGISKNALIRSSRKFQFILFSLLGFCVAVLAVSIFIHSGNRELPRQIYFLTDIASRVVMAVAGMVLVEQVFRNTPVEQRWGVKFLCLGVGAIFAYDFFLYADAMLFWHIDANLWAARGVSNALMVPLIFVSAARNPQWSFDVHVSRRIVFHSAALLGAGVFLLVMAAAGYYIRVFGGNWGSVLQTAFLFGALVLLLLMFFSGSARARLKVFLSKHFFSYKYDYREEWLRFTQALSVGEAGARICESALKAIAGLVESPAGALWMRKDAGNYVRYAHWNLPVAEGVESDNSSLCAFLEKQQWVINLEEYKNTPEMYHDLTIPDWLLAVPRSWLIVPLILHERLLGFVLLTHSRSQVGFNWEVSDLLKTAGRQAASNLAQMQATEALVVARQFESFNRMSAFVVHDLKNLIAQLSLMVANAEKHWNNPEFKDDMLSTVDNSVEKMNKLLAQLRSGKTEVTGRIQLDLAKLLEKVVQEKAIYKPLPVIEQTEPGLFVLADRERLLRVIGHIVQNASEATQYDGWVKIRLAQQDGCAMIAVQDNGKGMDEQFLRERLFRPFDTTKGSGMGIGAHECQEYIRELGGRIEVSSILEQGTLFQIILPLNTKSENDIASLQGEGV